The genomic interval CGGACGCCCCGGCAGCCGCCCCCGGACCCGGCAGGACTCCTGGTCCACGGCGGCCCGCAGCCTCGCATTCCCGTTCCAAGGCGGTGCGAGAACGATCTCGTAGCGGGCGGGAAAGGTGTCCGGCAGCCAGAACCGGCCCTGGCTGTCACTGGCGGTCCGGTAGGTCGTGGTGGCCTCGGTACAGCGCGACCGCGGCCGCACCGCAGGGTCCTGGCTGCACGCCAGCACCTTCACCCCGGACACCGGCGAACCGTCCACCTCCGAGACGACCAGTCCGGACAGTGTGAGCGCCACATCCAGAACGTCACGAGGCCCCGGACCCGTCCGGAACCCGTCGGGTACCGCGACCGGCGGTGCCTCCGGGCGGACGAAGGCACGCAGCCCGAGATATCCCAGGGTGCCCCAGATCGCCAGCACCAGAACGAGGACCACCGCGAACACCAGCCCGTGACCCAGCACGGGCCGCTGACGGAAGGTGACCCGCACGTCCTGGTGCAGCTCCTCGTCCAGCATCGGGTGCCCGGGCGTGACCGACGCGGCCACGACGCGTACATCGGCCAGGTGCTCACGGACAGCGCCGAGCAGACGCCAGGGGGCGGTGACCTCCACCCGGCAGACCTTCGTCTGCCACGGTTCGATCATGGCCTCGTCCGGCTCGAACGTCATGGAGACCCCGTCGGGGAGGTCGACCTCGCGGGGATGAACCAGCAGAGCGGTGTTCCCGCGGTTGGCGACCGTCATCGGGAAGGACACGCGACGGGTGCCCATGCGTACGCAGGGGCGGACACCGGCCGTCAGCGCGGGACGCGCGGCCACGTCGACCTGCAGGCCGGCCTGATGCTCCCTCTCGGTCGCGGTCGCCCGCACCACCACATCGACGCGGTGCCGGCCGGCCGGTACCTGGGCCGGCAGTTGCACCTGCAGCGGTAACCGCCGCCGCTCACCGGGAAACAGCGTGGGGGTGCTCTCCAGGCGCACCGTGGCCCCGGAGAGACCGGTCAGGTCGATCTCGACCGCGTCGATCACATCGTCGGTGTTGACGACGTCGATCAGCACCTCCCCCGGAACCTCCGGTTCCAGGCTGACCTCGTCGTTGACCAGCCGGACCTCCATCAGGCCCCGTCGCGCTGCCGTTGCCGCGAGGCCCCGAACCAGCCGGGGCGACGCCCGGTGTCCGTCGCGCTGCCCGACCGGCGCAGCGGCGCCACGGTGGTCTCCACCCGCCGGACCGGCGCCGCGACGCGCTGCGGGCGGTCCAGGGTAACGGCGGTCGTGGCGACGAGAACCAGAGAGGGGCGCAGCTTTCCCCCCAGACCACCCCAAAGATCCCGGCCTCTGACCTGTTCCGGATCCGCCAGGGCGATGTTCACCTTGCCCGTGATCTCCCCGCCCTCCGTGTCCCCGTCCAGCACCGGTGTCCGCAGCAGACCTCGCACGGCATCCCCCAGGAGCCGGTGCTCCTCCCGCACCCCGCCACCCCAGGCACTCAGGAGGTACGAGAACGAGACCACGGGCGCCGGCCGGTCCCGCACGACCACCCCGTTGGTGTCGCGGTACGGACCGGTCACCGCGGGTTGCACTGCCGCCCGGGCAATGTCGAAAAGAAAAAGGTTCAGTGTCGGCCGCGTGAGAGACGTACCCCAGGTGCCGTCCGGGCTCTCGAACGAGACGTCCCCGTCCTCCTCGGGCAGCGGCACCTCTTCTTGCAACCACGACTTCAGCGTGCTTTCCAGCGCGGACAGCGGCACGATTCCTCCCCGGTGCTCGGGCCGGTGCAGCTCACCTGGACAGGAGCCCCCGGCACCGGCACGAACCTCAGGGACGTTACCAAGGGCGAGGACGCGTTCCGCGAACCACGCGCAACGGAAGCCATGAAGTTGCTACTCACCCGCGAGAGACCTCGCACCCGCATGTCACCGACCGCAGCTGCCGTGGTTCGTGAAAGGGTGCGGCAGAGGATGAAACCAGGGGGAAGCCATGTCTCCAGTCGACCACCGGGACCGGCCGCTCTCACGCCGATCCGTGATGAGCATGGGTGTGACCGCCACCGTGGCGGCCGGCCTGACCGCCGCCGCGGCCACCGGCACGCTCAGGATCGCGTCGTCCCTCGACCCGCCCTCCCCGGTCGTCCCCGGCCAGGAACCCGATCATGCCTATACGACGGACACCGCTGAGGCCCGGGCGCTGGCGCAGGCCGGTTACCTCGACGAGACGCTGCGCCATCCGCTCTACCTCTTCACCCAGGAGGTCCCTTCCGAGGAGAGTGGCCGGATCGCCCGGCTCCGGCGCTTTTACAACGGCCCTGGGCAGGATCACTTCTACACACCGTTCGAGGACGAGTTCCTGTCCGTCGCCCACGACGAGGGCTACACCGACGAGAGCGCCGACCATCCGATGTGGGTCCTGATGGCCGACAACGAGGACGACATACCAGCGGGCGCCCAGCGGCTGTACCGGGTCTTCCAGCCCGTGTGGGTCGACAACTTCTACACGACGAGCCTCGCCGAGGCCGAGGCCGCGGTCGCCGGCCAAGGGTACGAATGGCGCTGGACCGACCGGCGTTACCCGTGCGTCTTCACCTCTCCCGCCATCGGCGGCGGAACCCCTGCGGCCAGGTGGCACCGCCTGTACAACCCGCCGCGATAACCGGTCCGCCCGAGGTCACGGCCGCACCGTTCTCCCGGCCGCGACCACGTCCGCGGTCATGTCGGCGGTCACGCCTGCGGTCATGTCGGCGGCGCTCTGGGTCACCGGTGTCCGGCGCCGCGGAATGCCCGGCCGGTCGCGCCGGCCCATCTTGCGCAACTCACGCTGCAGCGCCGAGGTCACGTGCCGGTGCCCGACCCGGCCGGCGCTGTCGTCGAACGCGGCGAAAGCCGCCGAAAGAACCACGTTCCGGATGACGCCACCGCTCAGTTCGTCCACGCACGACAGGGCTTCGATGTCGATCGGGTCGTCGAGATCGAACTGCGCGACGTGCTGGAGGTGGGCTCCCCAGAGGGCGACGCGTCCGGCGTGGTCGGGTTCGGGGAAGTTCAGGATGAACTGGAGCCGACGCGTGAACGCGGAGTCGAGGTTGCCCCGCAGGTTCGTGGCCAGCACCACGATGCCGTCGAACTGCTCCAGACGCTGCAGCAGGTACGAGACCTCGAGATTGGCGTAGCGGTCGTGCGCGTCCTGCACCGCGCTGCGGCTGCCGAAGAGCGCGTCCGCCTCATCGAAGAACAAGACGCAGTTGAGCCTTTCGGCGGTGGCGAAGATCTTGGCCAGCCGCTTCTCGGATTCCCCCACGTACTTGTCCACGACCGTGGCCAGATCCACCTGGTACAGATCGAGCCCGAGGCTCCCGGCGATCGCCTGCGCGGCCATGGTCTTTCCGGTACCTGATCCGCCCGCGAACAGCGCCGCGATGCCCCGTCCGCGTCCCCGGCCCATGAGCGGGCCCTGGGCGAGCACGGCGTCGCGATGGCGCCCCCAGCGGATCATCTCTTCCAGACCACCGCGGAGCGACGCGGGCAGCACCAGGTCGTCGAGGGTCACCTCCGCCCGCCGCATCGTTCCGGCCTGATCACCCAGGCGCCGTGCTGCCTGCAGAAGGTCTTCGGCCGTAGGATTTTCCGTCGTAGAGCGGGCCAGGTCACCGACCGCGCGAATTTCTTCCGGCGTCACGCGCAGAGCCATCAGGTCCCGCCGGACCTCACCGTCGGGCGACCGTTCGCCGAGCTGGCCCGACCACAGACTCTCCCGCTGATCGTCGCTCAGGCGCAGCGCGGGAACCACCGGTGGCAGCCACCCGGCCCAGGCCGGGTCCCACGCCGTTGCGGCCACCACGGCCACCGGCACCGGGGCCTCGGACAGGCGGTGCACCAGCTGGGCCCCGGTCCCCTCCGCCCGCCCGGTGACGATCAGGGCACCCCCGCACAGAACGGCTTCGAGGACCGCGGCATCCAGTCGGCCGGCCGGATCGTCATCGGCCCGGGACAGATCGACCGCGACCACCTCGAGCCCGAGCCGTGCGGCCGCGCCCGCCACCATGGCCAGACCGGCGCTCCCCTGCGGGCCGTGTACCCAGACCAGACCCGGGCCCGACCGCCAGTGCTCCAGGACCTGGCCGCCACCGGGAAGATCCAGGGGGCAAGGAGTGACGAGGCACGCCCCGAGCGTGGCGTCAGGCGTGTGGTCACCCAGCAGATGGGCGGCCACCCGGTCGGGCAGGACCAGACTGCGGGTGAGGAAGGGACCCGTGTCCGGCACCCGGAGCAGACCGGTGAGCTGGAGGCTTCCACCCGGACGCAGCGCCGCACGGACCTGCGGGACGACGTTGGCGATGCCGAGCAGTTCCAGCACCGGACCGATCGTGGGATGTTCCTTCGGCCCGCCGAACGGCCTGATCCGGTCCAGGGCCACGGCCAGGGACGGATCGAGGTCCGCGGCCAGCGTGACGGCGACGAGGTCGGTCTCGAACTCGGTCAGCCCGACGGCGGCGGCCAGGTCGTCCAGGCTCTCGTCGATGCGCGCGAACAGGTCCGGCGCGCTCGTCCAGGCCTGCCGGACGGCCTGCCCACAGGACTCCAGGATGCTGATGTCACGGTCGGACTCCGCGCCGGCCGGCCGGTCCCGGGCCGGTGCCCGCCGCCGGACCGCTTCGTCCAGACCGTCGAGAAAACGCTGCCAGCGCACCGAGAGTGACTCCCCCATCCGGCAGAAGCTACCGGTAGCGGCGCGTGGCTCAGCGCTGACGCGCGGGCCGGGTCAGGCCGTTCACCGGTAGCTCAGGCGTCCTGCTCGTAGTCCGATTCCGACTCGTAGGCGTCCAGTTCCGCAGCCGCCTGCAGCCGGGCCACTTCTTCCTCGCAGACGAACGTGGCTCCACCGTTCTTCCAGATCGCGCCGGGCAGCTCGAGGCGGACGAGCTCGCGCATCCGCTCAGCGGCGGCCGCGTCGTTGCGCATCCAGGGAGGCATCCGCCAGTTCGGGTAGGAATACCGGTGGGTGCCGCCGGTGACGGCCCGGTACCCGGTGGCCGCGTGTTTCTCGTTGAACACCAGGAAACCCAGATGGCACAGTCGGCAGTCGCGGTGAACGCCGCCGAACGGCAGATCGTGCACGGCCTCGGCCGGTTCTCCACCGACGTGAGCGATCACCGCGCCGAGGATCGCCATCTCGGCGTGAACATCCCCCTTCTTGTCCTTCTTGTTGGCGACCCACTGCATCTTTCCCTCGGCCAGGGGGGCCTGCAGCGCGGTCTGCAGGGCCGTGAGCCGGGCCGACTCGGGCTCACCGAGTTCCTGGAGCCCCAGGTACTCCCCGGTGGCGAGAAGACCGATCTTGCGCAGGTCTTTCCGTTTGCGCAGGGCGTTCGCCCGCTGGTAGCTGGCGGGCAGCTTCTCGGTGAGAAATTCGTGCCAGTTCCCCCGGGGGGCCCGGCCGTTGCTGTTGGCGGCCAGGTAGAGCACGTCACCGGCCAGGCAGACGGCCACGTGCGGGCCGACCTCGCCGAACTTGTTCTGCACGATCCGGCCGATCCGGTCCAGCATCCCCTGGGAGGCAGGCCCGGGCGAGAGATTGACCGGGTTCGCCAGGTGCGGCGTCACATAGGCATCGCCCCGCGATGCCTTGTCCTCCTCGACCTTCCTACGCCACTGCGGCGGCGCGGGCACCTGCACCATTTCGGCCATGCGCGGTGATCGGCAACCGCCCGGTCCGGCTTGAGACCCGGGGCCGTCCTGCGGTTAGGCCGCCACCGGGCGCACCGGCCGCACCGCCGCGCCCGGCAGGAACCGCCCCACCACCGCCACCCCACCGGCGGTGGCGGCGGCCAGCCCGGCGAGCGCCAGCCACGGCACGGCGTGCCCGAGCGCGAACAGGGCGGTGAACGCGCCCGGCACCACGACATTGGCGATGGCGAAGCCGTACTGGAACCCCGCCAGGTACATGCCGCGGTGCTGGACGGGCGCGGCGTCGGCGGCCAGGGCCTGGGCGACCGGGGCGTGGATCATCTCGGCCAGGCAGTAGACCAGGACGAGGACGGCGAGCAGGAACGAGGAGAAGATCATCGACCGGACCGGCAGGACGGCCATGGCCAGGGCCCACACGCACCACAGTCCGCCGGCGGCCGCGAGCGCCTGTACGCGGGAGAAGCCGCCGAGGCGGTCGGCGACGAACAGTTGCGCCGTGACGATGACGAGGGTGTTGAGCGCCAGGAGGGGTCCGAGCACGGCCACGTGGGCGATGCCGCCCTCCTTCACCGCGATGGGCAGGCCGACCATCAGGGCGTCGCTGCAGATCGCGAAGCCGATGTCGACCACGATCAGGCCGAGGAAGGCGCGGTCGCGCAGCAGGGTCCTGAGCCCGGACTGCCGCTGCGCGGCGGGGACGGTGAGGGCCATCGGTACCTGGAGCAACAGCACGGCGGCCACCAGGTAGGAGAGCACGTTGAACGCCAGGGCCACCTGGAACAGCGGCATCGATCCGTGCGCCACGAGCAGGCCGCCGATCAGGGCCCCGACGCCGAACCCGATGGCCTGGGTCATGCCGGTCATGGCGAACAGGCGTTCCCGGGACAGCACCAGGGGCAGCCCGGCGAGCATGGAGAAGAAGGTGGCCCAGAACACCCGCAGCCCGGCGGTCGACAGCACGAACGCGAGGAAGATCGGCACCGGGTCGCGGGCGACGAGGAACAGGATGTAGCCCAGGGCCTGGATCAGCTGCCCGGCCACGACCAGGGCGCGGGGTGAGAAGCGGTCGGCCAGGCTGCCGGCGAAGAGCGGGATGACCAGGCCGGTCGTGGCAGCGACGCTGGCGATCAGTCCCACCTGGGCCAGGGGCAGGTCGGCGACGCGGTGGAAGTACAGCAGCACCATCGGCCCGGCGGTGCCCGATCCGAGGGAGTCGATGAGCAGGGACGCGAGCAGGATCGGGTGGACGCGGGTCACGTCGGGTCCGGTTCACCGGCCGTGTAGGCGGCGGAGGTCAGCTCGACGATCCAGCCGTCGAAGGTCCGGTCGGGTTGCTCGCGCTCCCACGGGTCGGCCCGGTCGACCTGGCGCAGTCGTCCGCTGTTCGGCACGGTCTCCCGCGTGCGCTCACGCAGAACCCGCCCGACCGTGAGCACCTGGATGCCGGCGACGGTTCCGGTCAGTACCCCGTCGGTCCGGCCGCCGTGGTGCTCCTCCTGGAAATGGATCCGGCGCGCCCGGTCCGCGCTGAGCCGATCGTCCACCCCGCCGATGCCCTCCGGGGTGGCGAGCACGTCCCAGCGCACGTCGTCACCGGTCCGGAAGACCTCACCGCAACACTGGAACTGCCAGCTGTCCACCCACACGTACGCGCGCACGTCCATGATCCTCTCCCCGAACCCGCCGGTTTCCTGAGGTTACTCAAGCATTACGCAGCGGTTTCCCTCCGGCGTACCCGCCGGTTGAGGACAGGGCGGGTCCATGCCGTACCGTTCCCCCTCGGCCCCGGCCTCGTGCGCGACCTGAGGTCCTTGGTCCCGGGCCCCGACGCCTGCCTAGAGCCGCGCCCGCACGGCCAGTCCCGCGCAGACGATGACGACCACCCCTCCGGCGAGGGTCGGCCAGGTGAGCTGTTCGTGCAGCAGGAGCGAGGCCCACAGGATGCTCATCACCGGCTGGGTCAGCTGCACCTGGCTGACCTGGGCCATCGGTCCGATGGCCAGTCCCCGGTACCAGGCGAAGAAGCCCAGGAACATGCTCACCACACAGAGGTAGGAGAACGCCGCCCACTGCGCGGGCGACCCGGCGGGCGGCTCCCGCAGCAGTGACGACAGGGCCAGGGCGAGCATCAGCGGGGCCGCCAGCACCAGCGCCCACGAGACGGTTTGCCACGAGCCGAGTTCGCGGGCCAGCAGGCCGCCCTCGGCATATCCCACGGCGGCCGCGACGACGGCACCGAACAGGAGCAGGTCGGCCTGCGCCAGGCTGCCCAGTCCCCCTGACTGCAATCCCGCGAAGAACAGCGCCGCCACCGCGCCCAGCCCGGCGAATCCCCAGAAGGCAACCGCCGGTCGTTCTCCCACCCGCAGCACGACCGCGATGGCGGTGGCCGCGGGCAGGATCGCGATCACGACCGCCCCGTGACCGGCCGGTGCGGTGGTCAGCGCGTAGGAGGTCAGCAGCGGGAACCCGGCCACGACACCACCGGCGACCACGGCCAGGCGACCCCACTGCCGGCGGTCCGGACGGTGCTGACGGGTCGCCCAGAGCGCCACCGTGGCCAGGACAGCGGCGACCACCGCGCGGCCGGAACCGATCAGCAGGGGCGAGAGCCCACCGACCGCCACCCGGGTGAAGGGGACGGTGAAGGAGAAGGCCAGGACCCCGAGAAGGCCCCAGGCCAGCCCGGTCCGGGGTGATAGCACCGGACGTTCAGGAGTGATAGTGCTACCGTGCGTCGACATGGCCGACGGTAGCACCGAGCGCATTGTCCAGGGAGTGCGAGCCTGGATCGCCGCCGCTCCGGCCGGGGCGAAACTCCCGAGCAACCGGGAGCTGATGGCCGAGTACGGCGCCGGGCCGGTGACGGTGCAGAAGGCCATGCACGCCCTCAGCGGCCTCGGCCTGGTCGAGAGCCGGGCCGGGATCGGCACGTTCGTGCGACCCGCGCGCCTACCGCAGCCGGTGGACCACCGGTGGCAGACGGCCGCGCTCGGGCAGCCCCACACCCGGCTCCCGTTGGTGCCCACTTCGCAGCGACTCGCGGCGCCCGATGCGATCGGCCTGCACTCGGGTTATCCCGACCCGGATCTGCTGCCCGGTCCCCTGGTGCGGGCCGCCCTGATCCGGGCGGCGCGCTCGGGCCCGACGCTGACCCGCTCCCCGGTCCGTGGGCTCCCGGACCTCCAGGCCTGGTTCGCGGCCGGTCTGGCCGGCACCGCTCCCGCGGGGGTGACACCTCCTGTCAGCCGCGACGTCACGATCGTGCCGGGCACGCAGAGCGGGCTCAGTTCGGTCCTGCGCTGCGTGGTCGGTCCCGGCCGGGCACTGCTCGTGGAGTCGCCGACCTACTGGGGTGCCCTGCTCGCGGCCGAGCAGGCCGGCGTCACCCTGGTTCCGGTGCCGGGCGGCCCGGACGGTCCCGACCCCGAGACCGTGCGCGAGGCCTTCGCCCGCACCGGGGCCCGGGCCTTCTACGCCCAGCCCACGTACGCCAACCCCACCGGCGTCCAGTGGTCCCGCGAGCGCGGGCAGGCGGTGCTGGAGGTGGTGCGCGAGTTCGGGGCGTTCCTGATCGAGGACGACTGGGCCCACGACCTCGCCATCGACTCAGACCCCGGTCCGCTGGCCGCGCACGACGACAGTGGGCACGTCATCTACCTGCGCTCGCTGACCAAGAGCCTGTCGCCCGCCCTGCGCATCGGTGCGGTGATCGCCCGCGGGCCCGTGCGGGACCGGATCGCCGCCGACCGCGGGGCCGAGGGGCTCTACGTCAGCAGCATCCTGCAGACCGCCACGCTCGATGTCCTCACCCGGCCCGGATGGCGTACCCATCTGCGAGAACTGCGGCAGGGACTACGGATCCGGCGTGACCTGCTGCTGCGGTCGTTGCGCGAGCACACGCCCGCCGCGCACCTCGAGCAGGTTCCGGCCGGCGGGATCCACCTGTGGGTGCGGCTGCCCGACGGCATCGATCCGGACCGGCTCGCCCGTGACTGTGAGGCCCGTGGTCTCATGGTGGCGCCGGGCCCGGAGTGGTTCCCGGCCGAGCCGACCCACCCCTACCTGCGGCTGAACTACTCCGCGCCGGGCCCCGACCGGTTTCCCGAGGCCGCGCAGATTCTTCAGGCCGTCATCGAGGGGTAACCAGGGTGATCGTGCAGATCGTGCACGGCCTGCCAGCGTCTTGACCGGCCGTGCATCACCGCAGGTGGCGTGGCTCAGCCGAGCCAGGCCCAGTCGCTCGGCGAGGCCGAGTAGGTCACGTCGCCCCAGACCGCATCGACGTCGGTGTCGGGGGTCGGGGAGTCGATGTAGACGGTCTGGCGCAGACCGTTCTTTCTGTCGTCCCTGGTGATGCCGACATTCGAGTCCGGGCACAGGTCGCCCGGGATGTCGATGATCTCGGTGCAGACCCGCACCGTTCCGCTGGGGCCGGTGAACTCGGCGCTACGGGCGATCGACTGCAGATCCCCGTTGCCGTCGTAGATGCTCGCCACCGACCAGAACCGCTTGAGCTGATAGCCACCGGG from Kineosporia sp. NBRC 101731 carries:
- a CDS encoding DUF4255 domain-containing protein, encoding MPLSALESTLKSWLQEEVPLPEEDGDVSFESPDGTWGTSLTRPTLNLFLFDIARAAVQPAVTGPYRDTNGVVVRDRPAPVVSFSYLLSAWGGGVREEHRLLGDAVRGLLRTPVLDGDTEGGEITGKVNIALADPEQVRGRDLWGGLGGKLRPSLVLVATTAVTLDRPQRVAAPVRRVETTVAPLRRSGSATDTGRRPGWFGASRQRQRDGA
- a CDS encoding ATP-binding protein, with amino-acid sequence MGESLSVRWQRFLDGLDEAVRRRAPARDRPAGAESDRDISILESCGQAVRQAWTSAPDLFARIDESLDDLAAAVGLTEFETDLVAVTLAADLDPSLAVALDRIRPFGGPKEHPTIGPVLELLGIANVVPQVRAALRPGGSLQLTGLLRVPDTGPFLTRSLVLPDRVAAHLLGDHTPDATLGACLVTPCPLDLPGGGQVLEHWRSGPGLVWVHGPQGSAGLAMVAGAAARLGLEVVAVDLSRADDDPAGRLDAAVLEAVLCGGALIVTGRAEGTGAQLVHRLSEAPVPVAVVAATAWDPAWAGWLPPVVPALRLSDDQRESLWSGQLGERSPDGEVRRDLMALRVTPEEIRAVGDLARSTTENPTAEDLLQAARRLGDQAGTMRRAEVTLDDLVLPASLRGGLEEMIRWGRHRDAVLAQGPLMGRGRGRGIAALFAGGSGTGKTMAAQAIAGSLGLDLYQVDLATVVDKYVGESEKRLAKIFATAERLNCVLFFDEADALFGSRSAVQDAHDRYANLEVSYLLQRLEQFDGIVVLATNLRGNLDSAFTRRLQFILNFPEPDHAGRVALWGAHLQHVAQFDLDDPIDIEALSCVDELSGGVIRNVVLSAAFAAFDDSAGRVGHRHVTSALQRELRKMGRRDRPGIPRRRTPVTQSAADMTAGVTADMTADVVAAGRTVRP
- a CDS encoding MFS transporter, which codes for MTRVHPILLASLLIDSLGSGTAGPMVLLYFHRVADLPLAQVGLIASVAATTGLVIPLFAGSLADRFSPRALVVAGQLIQALGYILFLVARDPVPIFLAFVLSTAGLRVFWATFFSMLAGLPLVLSRERLFAMTGMTQAIGFGVGALIGGLLVAHGSMPLFQVALAFNVLSYLVAAVLLLQVPMALTVPAAQRQSGLRTLLRDRAFLGLIVVDIGFAICSDALMVGLPIAVKEGGIAHVAVLGPLLALNTLVIVTAQLFVADRLGGFSRVQALAAAGGLWCVWALAMAVLPVRSMIFSSFLLAVLVLVYCLAEMIHAPVAQALAADAAPVQHRGMYLAGFQYGFAIANVVVPGAFTALFALGHAVPWLALAGLAAATAGGVAVVGRFLPGAAVRPVRPVAA
- a CDS encoding DUF6578 domain-containing protein, producing the protein MDVRAYVWVDSWQFQCCGEVFRTGDDVRWDVLATPEGIGGVDDRLSADRARRIHFQEEHHGGRTDGVLTGTVAGIQVLTVGRVLRERTRETVPNSGRLRQVDRADPWEREQPDRTFDGWIVELTSAAYTAGEPDPT
- a CDS encoding DMT family transporter, which translates into the protein MLSPRTGLAWGLLGVLAFSFTVPFTRVAVGGLSPLLIGSGRAVVAAVLATVALWATRQHRPDRRQWGRLAVVAGGVVAGFPLLTSYALTTAPAGHGAVVIAILPAATAIAVVLRVGERPAVAFWGFAGLGAVAALFFAGLQSGGLGSLAQADLLLFGAVVAAAVGYAEGGLLARELGSWQTVSWALVLAAPLMLALALSSLLREPPAGSPAQWAAFSYLCVVSMFLGFFAWYRGLAIGPMAQVSQVQLTQPVMSILWASLLLHEQLTWPTLAGGVVVIVCAGLAVRARL
- a CDS encoding PLP-dependent aminotransferase family protein — encoded protein: MADGSTERIVQGVRAWIAAAPAGAKLPSNRELMAEYGAGPVTVQKAMHALSGLGLVESRAGIGTFVRPARLPQPVDHRWQTAALGQPHTRLPLVPTSQRLAAPDAIGLHSGYPDPDLLPGPLVRAALIRAARSGPTLTRSPVRGLPDLQAWFAAGLAGTAPAGVTPPVSRDVTIVPGTQSGLSSVLRCVVGPGRALLVESPTYWGALLAAEQAGVTLVPVPGGPDGPDPETVREAFARTGARAFYAQPTYANPTGVQWSRERGQAVLEVVREFGAFLIEDDWAHDLAIDSDPGPLAAHDDSGHVIYLRSLTKSLSPALRIGAVIARGPVRDRIAADRGAEGLYVSSILQTATLDVLTRPGWRTHLRELRQGLRIRRDLLLRSLREHTPAAHLEQVPAGGIHLWVRLPDGIDPDRLARDCEARGLMVAPGPEWFPAEPTHPYLRLNYSAPGPDRFPEAAQILQAVIEG